One part of the Sorangiineae bacterium MSr11954 genome encodes these proteins:
- a CDS encoding methyl-accepting chemotaxis protein: protein MIYLLVTGGVTILAFVMNQQLGPWLILVGGAGVVTTLLAAGENPGGGTEHLGPLGDAIRQVAGGQRPVLPARATPELARIYDELTKVVEARSRELTEHNARDTDLAEAERALDEVGRRLVEGVSLQVSAAEETSKLIREMTSAIREMAAHVEQLTSSAEESSSSILEMTATNDEVAENVGELAGSVRETVSSIEEMAYSIKEVAKNVDALSLTAEETSSSMNEMDVSIDQVQSNANETARLSEEVALDAEKGAEAILKTISEIYRIKESSQEAVSVISNLGSRIEAIGQIVNVIDDVAEQTNLLALNAAIIAAQAGEQGKGFAVVADEIKDLAERAGTSTREITDLIKTVQSESKNAIAAVERGAHNVDRGVEVSNEAERALKKILESSQKSTNMVRAIARATVEQAKGSKQVTDAIGRIAETVQQIAAATAQQARGSELIMKSAEKMRLITQHVERSSQEQSRGGRQITSAIENISAMVNQLNVTHRTQSRGSEQVLGAAGRIEESARQQETSLRQLNAALERMRKITPR, encoded by the coding sequence TTGATTTATCTTCTCGTGACGGGTGGAGTCACGATCCTCGCCTTCGTGATGAACCAGCAGCTAGGTCCCTGGCTGATCCTGGTCGGAGGCGCCGGTGTCGTCACGACCTTGCTGGCGGCCGGCGAAAATCCAGGTGGCGGCACGGAGCACCTCGGCCCCTTGGGCGACGCCATCCGACAAGTCGCCGGCGGTCAGCGTCCCGTGCTCCCTGCGCGGGCCACCCCCGAGCTGGCCCGCATCTACGACGAGCTGACCAAGGTAGTCGAGGCGCGCTCGCGCGAGCTCACCGAGCACAACGCGCGCGACACCGATCTCGCCGAGGCGGAGCGTGCGCTGGACGAGGTGGGACGGCGGCTGGTCGAAGGCGTGAGCCTGCAGGTCTCCGCTGCCGAGGAGACATCGAAGCTGATTCGCGAAATGACATCGGCCATCCGCGAGATGGCCGCCCACGTGGAGCAGCTCACGTCGAGCGCGGAAGAGTCGAGCTCGTCGATCCTGGAGATGACGGCCACGAACGACGAGGTCGCGGAGAACGTGGGCGAGCTCGCGGGCAGCGTGCGCGAAACGGTGAGCTCCATCGAAGAGATGGCGTACTCGATCAAGGAGGTCGCCAAGAACGTCGACGCGCTCTCGCTCACGGCCGAGGAGACCAGCTCCTCGATGAACGAGATGGACGTCTCCATCGACCAAGTCCAATCGAACGCCAACGAGACGGCGCGTCTGTCCGAGGAAGTGGCGCTCGACGCCGAAAAAGGCGCCGAGGCGATCCTCAAGACCATCAGCGAAATCTACCGCATCAAGGAGAGCTCCCAAGAGGCGGTCAGCGTCATCAGCAACCTGGGCTCGCGCATCGAGGCCATCGGCCAAATCGTCAACGTCATCGACGACGTGGCGGAGCAGACGAACCTCCTCGCGCTCAACGCCGCCATCATCGCGGCGCAAGCGGGCGAGCAAGGCAAAGGCTTCGCGGTCGTGGCCGACGAGATCAAAGACTTGGCCGAGCGCGCGGGGACGAGCACGCGCGAAATCACCGACTTGATCAAGACGGTGCAGAGCGAAAGCAAGAACGCCATCGCGGCCGTGGAGCGCGGCGCACACAACGTCGATCGCGGCGTAGAAGTGTCCAACGAGGCCGAACGGGCGCTCAAGAAGATCCTCGAGAGCAGCCAGAAGTCGACCAACATGGTGCGCGCCATCGCGCGCGCCACCGTGGAACAAGCCAAAGGGTCGAAGCAGGTCACGGACGCCATCGGCCGCATCGCCGAGACCGTGCAGCAAATCGCAGCCGCCACCGCGCAACAGGCCCGCGGCTCGGAGCTCATCATGAAGAGCGCCGAGAAGATGCGTCTCATCACGCAGCACGTGGAGCGCAGCTCGCAAGAACAGTCGCGCGGCGGGCGGCAGATCACGAGCGCCATCGAGAACATCTCCGCGATGGTCAATCAGCTCAACGTGACCCACCGCACCCAGTCGCGCGGCAGCGAGCAGGTCCTCGGCGCCGCAGGCCGCATCGAGGAGAGCGCGCGGCAACAAGAAACGTCGCTGCGGCAGCTCAATGCCGCGCTCGAACGCATGCGAAAAATCACGCCCCGTTGA